A genome region from Meleagris gallopavo isolate NT-WF06-2002-E0010 breed Aviagen turkey brand Nicholas breeding stock chromosome 9, Turkey_5.1, whole genome shotgun sequence includes the following:
- the F9 gene encoding LOW QUALITY PROTEIN: coagulation factor IX (The sequence of the model RefSeq protein was modified relative to this genomic sequence to represent the inferred CDS: inserted 1 base in 1 codon; substituted 1 base at 1 genomic stop codon), producing the protein MAKIPLILSFCLLEAFLGAESAVFIENKEANTVLSRTRRGNSNRLEEFISGNLERECIEEKCSFEEAREVFENTEKTMEFWKIYIDGDQCNSNPCKNGAMCKDGVSSYECMCPPGYGGRNCEIDSTCATKNGGCEHFCRHDPPQKAVCSCASGYKLHEDGKSCKPEVPYPCGRITAPEMRGKVTRTENTIERWNITAHDEDDAHDEVLDITELPPPPTTAAAPARTRADNXDDTRVVXGYDSVKGQLPWQVHLVDSSGLGFCGGSIINEKWVVTAAHCLKPGDNVTAVAGEYNTKEDDHTEQWRQVVKILPYPTYNRTRNKHHNDIALLELDQPLTFNSYVTPICIGSRDFTNNLLSNGPGTVSGWGSMLYRGRSAVILQVLTVPFVDRVTCLKSTSTTILQSMFCAGYTAGGKDTCGGDSGGPYANSIGETWFLTGVTSWGEECAKPGKYGIYTKVAKYVKWIRETTRLT; encoded by the exons ATGGCAAAAATCCCCCTCATACTCTCCTTTTGTCTTCTGGAAGCTTTTCTTGGTGCCGAAAGTGCAG TCTTTATTGAGAACAAAGAGGCAAACACAGTTCTGAGCAGGACAAGGCGAGGCAATTCAAACAGGCTGGAAGAGTTTATTTCTGGGAACCTCGAGAGAGAATgcatagaagaaaaatgcagctttgaAGAAGCCCGAGAAGTGTTTgagaacacagagaaaaca atgGAATTTTGGAAAATATACATTG ATGGAGATCAGTGTAACTCCAATCCATGCAAAAATGGAGCCATGTGCAAGGATGGAGTAAGCTCCTATGAGTGCATGTGCCCACCTGGGTACGGAGGCAGAAACTGCGAGATAG actCTACTTGTGCTACAAAAAATGGGGGCTGTGAGCACTTCTGCAGGCATGACCCACCACAGAAGGCTGTGTGCTCCTGTGCCAGTGGCTACAAGCTTCATGAAGATGGAAAGTCCTGTAAACCTGAAG TGCCATATCCCTGCGGGAGGATCACAGCTCCGGAGATGAGAGGAAAGGTCACTCGCACCGAAAACACCATTGAGCGCTGGAACATCACGGCTCACGATGAGGACGACGCTCACGACGAAGTGCTCGACATCACAGAgctgcccccccccc ccaccaccgcCGCCGCCCCTGCCAGGACTCGTGCCGATAACTAAGATGACACCCGTGTGG GGGGATACGACAGCGTGAAGGGCCAGCTGCCATGGCAG GTTCACCTGGTGGACAGCAGCGGTTTGGGCTTCTGCGGAGGGTCCATTATCAATGAGAAATGGGTGGTGACAGCAGCGCACTGCCTGAAGCCAGGGGACAACGTCACGGCTGTGGCAG GTGAATACAACACGAAGGAGGACGACCACACAGAGCAGTGGCGGCAGGTGGTTAAAATCCTTCCTTACCCCACCTACAACCGCACCAGGAACAAGCACCACAATGACATCGCTCTTCTGGAGCTGGACCAGCCGCTCACCTTCAACAGCTACGTCACCCCCATCTGCATCGGCAGCCGGGACTTCACCAACAACCTGCTGAGCAACGGGCCGGGCACGGTGAGCGGCTGGGGCAGCATGCTGTACCGCGGCCGCTCCGCCGTCATCCTGCAGGTGCTCACTGTGCCCTTTGTGGACCGGGTGACCTGCCTGAAGAGCACCTCCACCACCATCCTGCAGAGCATGTTCTGTGCTGGCTACACGGCTGGGGGGAAGGACACGTGTGGGGGGGACAGCGGCGGGCCCTACGCCAACAGCATTGGGGAGACCTGGTTTCTGACAGGGGTGACCAGCTGGGGTGAGGAGTGCGCCAAGCCGGGCAAGTATGGCATCTACACCAAGGTCGCCAAGTATGTGAAGTGGATCAGGGAAACCACGAGGCTCACCTAA